Proteins encoded within one genomic window of Paraburkholderia aromaticivorans:
- the traA gene encoding Ti-type conjugative transfer relaxase TraA, whose product MPTYHLSVKAGRKAAAGEHAKYIAREDHYAYISRGGKYEERGDLKMTESGNMPAWAAHDASIFWQAADTHERANGRPYTEIEVSIPRELDDEQRVALVREFVEHTLGERHAYTWAIHNPAASDGLEQPHAHIMFTERLNDGIARDPGHYFRRWNAQEPEKGGAGKDRYLSSRQFVRDVREEWAVTANHFMARAGIEARIDHRSYRTLGIDLEPSVKVGVARYAGERGVMAGLLEENRQRAYRNGQRLLINPAIGVAALTINQSIFSRRDVEQFVFRNTDGAEQFRQVYARLMNSKELLALKDSGRTGEWFTSADLRAIEVRLVDRARAMGRAGDSAMGDTAVREILRATRKFNAGQDAAFVALAGGGQLVVVNGAAGTGKSYVLAAAREALEADGLRVIGAALQGKTADDMQRDAGIASRTLHSLLSGIERGTVTLDAKTVLVIDEAGMVGSRQMEKLLGHAHAAGARVRLVGDAWQLHAVAAGDAFRAVSREAAAANRLESLTEIRRQDEPWQREATSALARHDVQTAVSTYAEHGGVQLYSTVANAREQLIAQWQDDRRTRPGKTQLLLTHTNEERCALNARVRELRRAAGELGAEQTVRTEDRQIAIAVGERIMFLQNEYVMQVKNGTLGTVERIEMPDRKAPGAVLHVRLDDGRRLAVDTAQYGHFDHGYALTVHKSQGVTVDRAYVLATKSMHAELAYVAMTRHRENLVVAAGRDEFVDGAALMRSLSRADEKSFSAQHELRPERDHRPELGYRHTLNQRRVEFSNAPRPRRAEMTLGRAVEQYADALYVASVAKGDGRPLVAKERAALKRAGAALDRRDLTMRREIRYVVERDDRAWRALVELSGAERAAALVNEVAAARAQQRGSSLQTTERTPPGSGSGTAGRFADMTREERQDRRNAFRAPLREAARQPVERDRSSGHSTKNRGRGGPEIGD is encoded by the coding sequence ATGCCGACATACCATCTGAGCGTGAAAGCAGGCAGGAAGGCTGCCGCAGGGGAGCACGCAAAGTACATTGCGCGGGAGGATCACTACGCCTACATTTCTCGCGGTGGAAAGTACGAAGAGCGTGGCGACCTCAAGATGACCGAGAGCGGCAACATGCCAGCATGGGCCGCGCACGACGCGAGCATTTTCTGGCAGGCAGCAGACACCCATGAGCGGGCAAACGGTCGCCCGTACACGGAGATCGAGGTGTCGATTCCGCGCGAACTGGACGATGAACAGCGCGTCGCGCTCGTGCGCGAGTTCGTTGAACACACACTCGGCGAGCGGCATGCGTACACCTGGGCAATCCACAATCCGGCAGCGAGCGACGGACTGGAACAGCCGCACGCGCACATCATGTTCACGGAACGGTTGAACGATGGCATCGCCCGCGATCCAGGGCACTATTTCAGGCGCTGGAATGCGCAGGAACCGGAAAAAGGCGGAGCCGGAAAGGACCGCTATCTGAGCAGCCGGCAGTTTGTTCGCGACGTGCGTGAAGAATGGGCCGTCACGGCCAATCACTTCATGGCACGGGCGGGCATCGAGGCCCGCATCGACCATCGCAGCTACCGGACGCTGGGTATCGACCTGGAACCGTCTGTGAAAGTAGGCGTCGCGCGCTACGCGGGCGAGCGTGGTGTGATGGCCGGATTGCTCGAAGAGAATCGCCAGCGCGCCTACCGCAATGGCCAGCGGCTGCTCATCAATCCGGCGATCGGTGTCGCCGCGCTGACGATCAATCAGTCCATCTTCTCGCGACGCGACGTCGAGCAGTTCGTGTTTCGCAATACCGATGGTGCCGAACAGTTCCGGCAGGTTTACGCACGCCTGATGAATTCGAAAGAGCTGCTGGCGCTCAAGGATTCCGGACGGACGGGAGAATGGTTCACGTCGGCGGATCTGCGTGCGATTGAGGTGCGCCTCGTCGATCGTGCTCGCGCAATGGGTCGCGCCGGCGACAGCGCGATGGGCGACACCGCGGTGCGTGAAATACTGCGCGCAACCCGGAAGTTTAATGCGGGACAGGATGCGGCTTTTGTCGCGCTCGCGGGTGGCGGCCAGCTGGTGGTCGTGAATGGCGCAGCGGGTACCGGCAAAAGCTATGTGCTCGCGGCCGCACGCGAAGCGCTCGAGGCGGACGGACTGCGCGTGATCGGCGCAGCGCTACAGGGCAAGACGGCCGACGACATGCAACGCGACGCGGGCATCGCGAGCCGGACGCTGCACAGTCTGCTTTCGGGCATCGAGCGCGGCACGGTGACGCTGGATGCGAAAACGGTTCTGGTAATCGACGAAGCCGGCATGGTTGGATCGCGGCAGATGGAAAAACTGCTCGGCCACGCGCACGCGGCCGGAGCGCGCGTGCGCCTGGTGGGCGATGCGTGGCAACTGCATGCGGTCGCCGCCGGCGATGCTTTCCGCGCAGTGTCGCGTGAGGCAGCCGCCGCAAACCGGCTCGAAAGCCTGACGGAGATCAGGCGGCAGGACGAGCCCTGGCAGCGCGAAGCAACTTCGGCGCTGGCCCGGCACGATGTGCAAACGGCCGTGTCCACGTATGCGGAACACGGGGGTGTGCAGCTGTATTCGACCGTCGCCAATGCGCGAGAGCAGCTGATCGCGCAGTGGCAGGATGACCGCCGGACCCGTCCGGGCAAGACCCAGCTGCTGCTGACGCATACCAACGAAGAGCGCTGCGCGCTGAATGCGCGCGTGCGCGAATTGCGACGGGCTGCCGGCGAGCTGGGTGCCGAACAGACCGTGCGGACCGAGGACCGGCAGATCGCGATCGCCGTCGGCGAGCGCATCATGTTCCTGCAGAACGAATACGTGATGCAGGTCAAGAACGGGACGCTGGGCACGGTCGAACGGATCGAAATGCCTGACAGGAAAGCGCCCGGCGCCGTGCTGCATGTGCGCCTTGATGACGGTCGGCGACTCGCGGTCGACACGGCGCAATATGGCCATTTCGATCACGGCTACGCGCTCACGGTCCACAAGAGCCAGGGTGTGACAGTCGATCGCGCGTACGTGCTGGCCACGAAGAGCATGCACGCCGAGCTGGCCTATGTCGCGATGACCCGGCACAGGGAAAATCTGGTTGTGGCGGCCGGTCGGGACGAGTTTGTGGATGGCGCGGCCCTGATGCGCAGCCTGTCGCGTGCTGACGAAAAATCGTTCAGCGCGCAGCACGAACTGAGACCGGAGCGCGATCATCGGCCTGAGTTGGGCTACCGGCACACGCTGAACCAGCGCCGTGTCGAATTCTCGAATGCGCCGCGGCCCCGACGGGCCGAAATGACGCTCGGCCGGGCCGTCGAACAGTATGCCGACGCGCTATACGTCGCGTCGGTCGCGAAGGGCGACGGCCGGCCGCTGGTGGCAAAGGAGCGCGCTGCCCTGAAACGGGCAGGGGCAGCACTGGATCGGCGCGACCTCACGATGCGACGCGAAATCCGTTACGTGGTCGAGCGGGACGATCGTGCCTGGCGGGCACTCGTTGAACTCAGCGGCGCCGAGCGGGCAGCCGCCCTGGTGAATGAGGTCGCCGCCGCGCGGGCGCAGCAACGGGGATCCAGTCTACAGACAACTGAACGTACGCCACCGGGATCGGGTAGCGGAACGGCCGGACGTTTTGCTGACATGACGCGTGAGGAACGGCAGGATCGTCGTAACGCATTCAGGGCGCCGCTGCGTGAGGCGGCTCGTCAGCCAGTCGAGCGCGACAGGTCATCGGGGCACAGCACAAAAAACCGTGGTCGAGGCGGGCCGGAAATCGGTGATTAA
- a CDS encoding conjugal transfer protein TraD: MAKAEWLTEHVQYIKGLKSPTATQSLLVELAAIPNPSAQESRQLDKLIRLEKINQKADAMKAEAARMLSARREDQRKARTRELIELGGIVSMVDFPVDRGTLTGALLWALDQFKTEDDLQHTLKKRGDAFIAERENEKKAESQASAEVAAKAAAAEKVPA, from the coding sequence ATGGCAAAGGCCGAATGGCTCACGGAACATGTCCAGTACATCAAGGGTTTGAAGTCGCCAACCGCCACGCAATCGCTGCTGGTCGAACTGGCGGCGATTCCGAATCCGTCCGCACAGGAGTCCCGCCAGCTAGACAAGCTGATCCGACTGGAGAAAATTAACCAGAAGGCTGACGCGATGAAGGCCGAAGCCGCCCGCATGCTGAGCGCGCGGCGCGAGGATCAACGCAAGGCCCGCACGCGCGAACTGATCGAACTCGGCGGCATCGTCTCGATGGTTGATTTTCCGGTGGATCGCGGCACGCTGACCGGCGCGCTACTGTGGGCGCTCGATCAGTTCAAGACTGAGGATGACTTGCAGCACACGCTCAAGAAACGTGGCGATGCTTTCATCGCTGAGCGCGAAAATGAGAAAAAGGCGGAGTCGCAGGCCAGCGCGGAGGTAGCGGCTAAAGCGGCTGCGGCGGAGAAAGTCCCCGCGTAG
- a CDS encoding HU family DNA-binding protein, with the protein MHNPSEEQAMNKQELVDAVAAKTGGSKAATGEAIDAVIAAITGEVTKGGTVQLVGFGSFATGARAARVGRNPATGAEIQIPAAKTVKFTAGKAFKDAVNGA; encoded by the coding sequence ATTCACAACCCCAGCGAGGAGCAAGCAATGAACAAGCAGGAACTGGTCGACGCAGTGGCCGCGAAGACGGGCGGCAGCAAGGCGGCAACCGGCGAGGCGATCGATGCGGTGATCGCGGCGATCACCGGCGAAGTGACGAAGGGCGGCACGGTGCAACTGGTGGGATTTGGTTCATTTGCGACGGGCGCGCGCGCTGCGCGGGTCGGCCGCAATCCGGCGACCGGCGCCGAGATCCAGATCCCGGCTGCGAAGACGGTGAAGTTCACGGCGGGGAAGGCGTTCAAGGACGCAGTGAACGGCGCCTGA